Proteins encoded by one window of Campylobacter concisus:
- the era gene encoding GTPase Era, whose amino-acid sequence MKSGFVSIIGRTNAGKSSFLNALLNEKIAIVSHKQNATRRKINGIVMNGEDQIIFTDTPGLHESNKAINQLLISQAIKSMGDCDLIVFLAPIHDDTSDYEKFLALNPEKPHILVLTKVDESSNTKVLEKITQYQKFQDKFEALLTFSTKQPTYKKPLLDEICKLLPEHEYFYDPEFLTSTNEKEIFREFILEAIYENLSDEIPYLSDAIIKSVKEKPGITEIYASIITEREIHKSMIIGKNGETIKRIGIFARKLIQNLTGSKVFLKLDVVVKKGWSKEEKSLNKIIGY is encoded by the coding sequence TTGAAATCAGGCTTTGTTAGCATCATAGGACGCACAAATGCTGGCAAAAGCTCGTTTTTAAATGCTTTGTTAAACGAAAAGATCGCCATTGTTTCGCACAAGCAAAATGCAACCCGCAGAAAGATAAATGGTATAGTAATGAACGGTGAAGATCAGATCATCTTCACCGACACGCCAGGACTTCACGAGAGCAACAAGGCGATAAATCAACTACTAATTAGCCAAGCAATAAAATCGATGGGAGACTGCGATCTAATCGTATTTTTAGCGCCTATTCATGATGATACAAGTGACTATGAAAAATTTCTAGCTCTAAATCCTGAAAAACCACATATCTTAGTGCTAACAAAAGTCGATGAGAGCTCAAACACTAAAGTCTTAGAAAAGATCACCCAATATCAAAAATTTCAAGATAAATTTGAAGCACTTCTTACTTTTAGCACCAAGCAGCCAACCTATAAAAAGCCGCTTCTTGATGAAATTTGCAAGCTTTTGCCAGAGCATGAATATTTTTACGATCCAGAATTTCTTACTTCAACAAATGAAAAGGAAATTTTTAGAGAATTTATACTAGAAGCGATATATGAAAATTTAAGCGATGAGATCCCATATCTTAGCGATGCGATCATAAAAAGCGTAAAAGAAAAACCTGGCATAACTGAAATTTATGCGAGCATCATCACTGAGCGTGAAATCCATAAAAGTATGATCATCGGTAAAAATGGTGAAACGATAAAACGAATAGGAATTTTTGCAAGAAAGTTAATACAAAATTTAACCGGATCAAAGGTCTTTTTAAAGCTCGATGTAGTCGTTAAAAAAGGCTGGAGTAAAGAAGAAAAGAGCCTTAATAAAATAATTGGTTATTGA
- the hslU gene encoding HslU--HslV peptidase ATPase subunit, producing the protein MNLTPREIVKFLDDYVIGQKDAKKIIAIALRNRYRRMKLEKSLQDDIMPKNILMIGSTGVGKTEIARRLSKMMGLPFIKVEASKYTEVGFVGRDVESMVRDLAMASYNLVKNEQSEKNQDKINAYIEEKIVSKLLPPLPKGASEEKQAEYAKSYEKMLNRLRNGELDELSIEIEVQQNPLEAGSNVPPDMAQMQESFIKIIGIGGKNIKKEMKVKDAKKALQSEANDKILDLESIKTEALRRAENEGIIFIDEIDKVAVGSGSSNRQDPSKEGVQRDLLPIVEGSNVNTKFGNLKTDHILFIAAGAFHISKPSDLIPELQGRFPLRVELDSLDEDALYQILTQPKNSLLKQYIALLSTENVELEFDDEAIKEIARIAHAANEKMEDIGARRLHTVIERVIEDISFEASEKSGEKINVTKELVKERLKDVVEDQDLARYIL; encoded by the coding sequence ATGAACTTAACACCAAGAGAAATTGTTAAATTTTTAGATGACTATGTGATCGGTCAAAAGGACGCCAAAAAGATCATAGCGATCGCACTTCGTAACAGATATCGCCGTATGAAGCTTGAAAAGAGCTTGCAAGATGACATCATGCCAAAAAACATCTTAATGATCGGCTCAACTGGCGTTGGTAAAACTGAGATAGCAAGGCGTCTTTCAAAGATGATGGGACTACCATTTATCAAGGTCGAGGCTAGCAAATATACTGAAGTTGGCTTTGTTGGTCGCGATGTTGAGAGCATGGTAAGAGACCTTGCTATGGCCTCATATAATCTCGTAAAAAATGAGCAAAGCGAGAAAAATCAAGACAAAATCAACGCCTACATCGAAGAAAAGATCGTCTCAAAACTACTTCCGCCACTTCCAAAAGGGGCAAGCGAGGAGAAGCAAGCAGAATACGCTAAGAGCTATGAGAAGATGCTAAATAGGCTAAGAAATGGCGAGCTTGACGAGCTAAGCATCGAGATCGAGGTACAGCAAAATCCGCTTGAAGCTGGCTCAAACGTACCACCTGATATGGCGCAGATGCAAGAGAGCTTTATAAAGATAATTGGCATCGGCGGTAAAAATATCAAAAAAGAGATGAAGGTAAAAGATGCCAAAAAAGCCCTTCAAAGCGAAGCAAATGATAAAATTTTAGACCTTGAGAGCATAAAAACTGAGGCTTTAAGAAGAGCTGAAAACGAAGGTATCATCTTTATAGACGAGATCGATAAAGTGGCCGTTGGCTCAGGTAGCTCAAACAGGCAAGATCCTAGCAAAGAAGGCGTACAAAGAGATTTACTACCGATCGTTGAGGGCTCAAATGTAAATACTAAATTTGGAAATTTAAAGACAGATCACATTTTGTTTATCGCAGCTGGCGCCTTTCACATAAGCAAGCCAAGCGATCTCATCCCAGAGCTTCAAGGCCGTTTCCCACTAAGAGTTGAGCTTGATAGTCTTGATGAGGATGCGCTTTATCAAATTTTAACTCAGCCAAAAAATTCGCTTTTAAAACAATATATCGCACTTCTTTCAACTGAAAATGTCGAGCTAGAATTTGACGATGAAGCGATAAAAGAGATAGCAAGGATCGCTCATGCAGCGAATGAAAAGATGGAAGATATCGGTGCCAGACGCCTTCATACAGTGATCGAGCGTGTGATAGAAGATATCAGCTTTGAGGCTAGTGAAAAGAGCGGCGAGAAGATAAATGTGACAAAAGAGCTTGTAAAAGAGCGCCTAAAAGACGTGGTCGAAGATCAAGACCTAGCGAGGTATATACTTTGA
- the hslV gene encoding ATP-dependent protease subunit HslV, whose translation MFHATTILAYKGKNKAVIGGDGQVSFGNTVLKGNAVKIRKIHNGKVLAGFAGSTADAFNLFDMFEKNLEHTKGDLLKAVIEFSKEWRKDKYLRKLEAMMLVLDRDKIFLLSGTGDVVEPEDGKIAAIGSGGNYALSAARALDKFADIDEEELVKESLKIAGEICIYTNTNIKTYVLE comes from the coding sequence ATGTTTCATGCGACAACCATCTTAGCCTATAAAGGCAAAAATAAAGCGGTCATCGGCGGCGACGGACAGGTGAGCTTTGGCAACACCGTCTTAAAAGGCAATGCCGTAAAAATTCGCAAAATTCACAATGGCAAAGTCCTAGCTGGCTTTGCTGGCAGCACTGCTGATGCGTTTAATCTTTTTGATATGTTTGAAAAAAATTTAGAACATACAAAGGGCGATTTGCTAAAAGCAGTTATAGAATTTAGCAAAGAGTGGCGCAAGGACAAGTATCTAAGAAAACTTGAAGCGATGATGCTTGTGCTTGATAGGGATAAAATTTTCTTACTTAGTGGCACTGGAGATGTGGTTGAGCCAGAAGATGGCAAGATAGCAGCTATTGGAAGTGGTGGCAACTACGCACTTTCAGCGGCCCGTGCCTTAGATAAATTTGCCGATATCGACGAAGAGGAGCTAGTCAAAGAGAGCCTTAAGATCGCCGGCGAAATTTGCATCTATACAAATACAAACATCAAAACTTATGTTTTAGAATAA
- the rplI gene encoding 50S ribosomal protein L9, whose product MKVLLIKDVKALGKAGEIKEVKDGYGNNFLIGKGFAKAATPDVLRQYEAAQKRKAEELKYEIANLEKLKEELEKVTVVIKKTLGANGSLFGSVSKEEIAAELEKTHHLVVEKKAIDMDTHLKAVGLYDVHVKLGHSINASLKVDVQGE is encoded by the coding sequence ATGAAAGTATTATTAATAAAAGATGTAAAGGCGCTTGGTAAAGCTGGCGAGATAAAAGAGGTAAAAGACGGCTATGGCAATAACTTCTTAATCGGCAAAGGCTTTGCAAAAGCAGCCACTCCAGATGTCCTTCGTCAATACGAAGCGGCTCAAAAGAGAAAGGCTGAAGAGCTAAAATATGAGATCGCAAATTTAGAAAAGCTAAAAGAAGAGCTTGAAAAAGTTACAGTTGTCATCAAAAAAACTCTTGGCGCAAATGGCTCGCTTTTTGGCTCAGTTTCAAAAGAAGAGATCGCAGCAGAGCTTGAAAAAACGCATCATTTAGTTGTCGAGAAAAAAGCGATCGACATGGACACTCACCTAAAAGCAGTCGGCCTTTATGACGTTCATGTAAAGCTTGGACACTCGATAAATGCAAGCTTGAAGGTTGATGTGCAAGGAGAATAG
- a CDS encoding argininosuccinate synthase — translation MKKDVKKVVLAYSGGLDTSIILKWLQDEYNCEVVTFTADIGQGEELEPARKKALALGVKPENIFIEDLREEFVRDYVFPMFRANAVYEGEYLLGTSIARPLIAKRQSEIARLVGADGVSHGATGKGNDQVRFELGYYALGDNLTIIAPWREWDLNSREKLLAYAEKNGIDITKKPGKSPYSMDANLLHISYEGLVLEDPSHAPEDDMWRWTVSPKDAPDKSEIIEIGYEKGDPVSINGKKMSPAEILTELNRLGAKHGIGRLDIVENRSVGMKSRGCYETPGGTIMLKAHRAIESITLDRGAAHLKDEIMPKYAELIYNGYWWSPERNMLQALIDKSQEHVNGSVKVELYKGNVIILGRNSKDDNLFSEAYCTFEEDSVYDQKDGEGFIKLNALRFIIARKNGRKFD, via the coding sequence ATGAAAAAAGACGTAAAAAAAGTGGTTTTAGCATACTCTGGCGGACTTGACACAAGTATCATTTTAAAATGGCTTCAAGATGAATATAACTGCGAAGTAGTCACATTTACAGCTGACATTGGCCAAGGCGAGGAGCTAGAGCCTGCACGCAAAAAAGCCTTAGCACTTGGCGTAAAGCCTGAAAATATTTTTATTGAAGATTTAAGAGAAGAATTTGTACGTGATTATGTATTTCCAATGTTTAGAGCAAATGCAGTCTACGAGGGCGAGTATCTACTTGGCACATCAATCGCTCGCCCACTAATAGCAAAACGCCAAAGCGAGATCGCAAGACTTGTTGGTGCTGATGGCGTGAGCCACGGAGCAACAGGCAAAGGTAACGACCAAGTTCGCTTTGAGCTTGGATACTACGCACTTGGCGACAACCTAACTATTATAGCTCCATGGCGCGAGTGGGATCTAAATAGCCGTGAAAAACTTTTGGCATATGCTGAAAAAAATGGCATAGATATCACCAAAAAACCAGGCAAGAGCCCATACTCAATGGACGCAAATTTACTTCACATAAGCTATGAAGGTCTAGTGCTTGAAGACCCAAGCCACGCACCAGAAGATGATATGTGGAGATGGACAGTAAGCCCAAAAGATGCTCCAGATAAGAGCGAGATCATCGAGATTGGCTATGAAAAAGGCGATCCAGTGAGCATAAACGGCAAAAAAATGAGCCCAGCTGAAATTTTAACCGAGCTAAATCGCCTTGGCGCAAAACACGGCATCGGCAGACTTGACATCGTAGAAAACCGCTCAGTTGGTATGAAGAGCCGCGGCTGCTACGAAACTCCAGGTGGCACGATAATGCTAAAAGCTCATAGAGCGATCGAGAGCATCACGCTTGACCGCGGCGCAGCTCACTTAAAAGATGAGATCATGCCAAAATACGCCGAGCTAATTTACAACGGCTACTGGTGGTCACCTGAGCGAAATATGCTCCAAGCGCTCATCGACAAGAGTCAAGAGCATGTAAATGGCTCTGTAAAAGTTGAGCTTTATAAAGGCAATGTGATCATCCTTGGCAGAAACAGCAAAGATGACAATCTATTTAGCGAGGCATACTGCACATTTGAAGAAGATAGCGTTTATGATCAAAAAGATGGAGAGGGATTTATCAAACTAAATGCGCTTCGCTTCATCATCGCACGTAAAAATGGGCGAAAATTTGACTAA
- a CDS encoding TonB-dependent receptor domain-containing protein, giving the protein MRKTKFIAICLSVCVANSLYAVEKENNETKLDGVVVSASGFSQQIKEAPASISVISGDELTKDSFTSLHSIAQKVPGVNVVGGEDGAASGISIRGMEKSQTLVLIDGKRVNSSSANPKGGAGDMNSNFIPPAEAIERIEVIRGPMSSLYGSDAVGGVINIITKKDFSKFSGNVGISTTINTHKGIGDGRQGDFYLNLPLYKDLFALQLWGYKKLRDEDGYIGGYQKSDKRNLSAKLWITPDEHNKFYILGSNERHDYSKTVGKSADPNPRRRALDNYDYEKKSYGVGYLGEFDNLNADISYIYDETQRTSLFDSLIPAKAKNHNFNSKFTTFLGAHALTFGYDFSKQNVGTTFIVSNASRNGLKNPKSYSMSEHAGFIEDEWQILDEKLFLTLGSRLTHNEFFGNHLSPRAYLVYNATDTLSLKGGVATGYKTPNVNQISPEVGTIQNAWKIVDFGNKDLKPEKSMTYEVGAYYDNQADFRGSVTLFRNEFKDKILDTDNSNVNKIPAFGTCSGAPSVNCPGWGTYFNIEGATVWGVELSGDYDILSNLNLSSNYTYNKSKIKTGNPTINTPRGPMKFSETNLARLDGKSLTATPEHALHVMLTYKPVKSVKTFFGANYESKLTSVKFGPGNKVSENDKNLLTFDIGVSWDANKHLTLSLNAYNIFDKVRYDEALADDGNYYWYPQEGRRFWFKVAAKW; this is encoded by the coding sequence GTGAGAAAAACAAAATTTATTGCCATTTGCCTTAGTGTTTGTGTAGCAAATTCTCTCTATGCAGTAGAGAAAGAGAACAACGAAACTAAGCTAGATGGCGTCGTAGTAAGTGCCAGCGGCTTTTCGCAGCAGATCAAAGAAGCCCCTGCAAGCATCAGCGTGATAAGTGGCGATGAGCTTACAAAAGATAGCTTTACCTCACTTCACTCAATCGCCCAAAAAGTGCCAGGCGTAAATGTCGTTGGTGGCGAGGACGGGGCAGCTAGTGGCATCTCGATACGCGGCATGGAGAAGTCTCAAACGCTAGTTTTGATTGATGGCAAAAGAGTAAATTCAAGCAGTGCAAATCCAAAGGGCGGAGCAGGGGATATGAACTCAAATTTCATCCCGCCAGCTGAAGCGATCGAGCGTATAGAGGTCATCCGTGGGCCTATGAGCTCGCTTTATGGTAGCGATGCGGTTGGAGGCGTTATAAATATCATTACCAAAAAGGACTTTTCAAAATTTAGCGGCAATGTCGGCATCTCAACCACGATAAACACTCATAAAGGTATAGGCGATGGCAGGCAAGGCGACTTTTATCTAAATTTACCTCTCTATAAAGACCTTTTTGCACTCCAGCTTTGGGGCTATAAAAAACTAAGAGATGAAGATGGTTACATCGGTGGTTATCAAAAAAGTGATAAGAGAAATTTAAGTGCAAAACTTTGGATCACGCCAGATGAACATAATAAATTTTACATCCTTGGCTCAAACGAAAGGCATGATTATTCAAAAACGGTTGGCAAATCAGCCGATCCAAACCCAAGAAGAAGAGCATTGGATAATTATGACTATGAGAAAAAGAGCTACGGAGTAGGCTACCTTGGTGAATTTGATAATCTAAATGCCGATATCAGCTACATTTATGATGAGACACAAAGAACGAGCCTTTTTGACAGCCTCATACCTGCAAAAGCTAAAAATCACAACTTTAATTCAAAATTTACAACCTTTCTTGGTGCTCACGCACTAACTTTTGGCTATGACTTTAGCAAGCAAAATGTCGGCACGACCTTCATCGTCTCAAACGCCTCAAGGAATGGTCTTAAAAATCCAAAAAGCTACTCGATGAGTGAGCATGCGGGATTTATCGAGGATGAGTGGCAAATTTTAGATGAGAAGCTATTTTTAACGCTTGGCTCAAGACTCACGCACAACGAATTCTTTGGCAATCACCTCTCGCCAAGAGCCTACCTAGTCTATAATGCCACAGATACGCTAAGCTTAAAAGGCGGCGTAGCAACTGGCTATAAAACGCCAAATGTCAATCAAATCTCCCCAGAAGTAGGCACTATCCAAAATGCTTGGAAAATAGTTGATTTTGGTAACAAAGATCTAAAACCAGAAAAGAGCATGACTTATGAAGTTGGGGCATATTATGACAATCAGGCTGATTTTAGAGGCTCGGTAACGCTTTTTAGAAATGAGTTTAAAGACAAGATCCTAGACACCGACAACAGTAATGTAAATAAAATTCCAGCCTTTGGCACTTGCTCAGGTGCGCCAAGTGTTAATTGTCCTGGCTGGGGAACTTACTTTAATATTGAAGGTGCGACCGTTTGGGGCGTGGAGCTAAGTGGCGACTACGACATCCTTTCAAATCTAAATCTAAGCTCAAACTATACCTATAATAAGTCAAAGATAAAAACTGGCAACCCAACTATAAATACGCCAAGAGGCCCTATGAAATTTAGTGAGACAAATCTAGCCAGACTTGATGGTAAAAGCCTAACAGCAACGCCAGAGCACGCGCTTCACGTCATGCTTACATATAAGCCTGTAAAAAGCGTTAAGACATTTTTTGGCGCAAACTATGAGAGCAAGCTTACTAGCGTGAAATTTGGCCCTGGTAACAAAGTTAGTGAAAATGACAAAAATTTACTTACCTTTGATATAGGTGTCAGCTGGGATGCGAACAAGCACCTAACACTTAGCCTAAATGCCTACAATATCTTTGATAAAGTAAGATACGATGAGGCGCTAGCAGACGACGGCAACTACTACTGGTATCCGCAGGAGGGCAGGAGATTTTGGTTTAAGGTCGCTGCAAAATGGTAA
- a CDS encoding alpha/beta hydrolase, which yields MVRAFKFLLFTLGITQTLHAGPSQTPEPLSQKAASKFEISTFKMSANDKIYKIFTAKLKGQNEFKNVLFLLDANAQFNILLNEFDGKAAPLIIGIGYDSDKSYEVEKRTRDLTPKAKGEEFDKGGGADAFYHFLTKNLVPLIDEKFNVQDLPKSLYGHSFGGLFTLYAMLKNEGIFSNFFIASPSLWWGESEILKQNVSEDKFKEKLKAKFVFLSVGELEKRKGKTDKAGTLKASDLAQILKQSGVNSHFELFKNETHGSVIPLNLKELLKYLKD from the coding sequence ATGGTAAGAGCCTTTAAGTTTTTGCTTTTTACGCTTGGTATAACGCAGACTTTACATGCAGGACCTAGCCAAACACCTGAGCCACTTAGCCAAAAAGCTGCTAGCAAATTTGAAATTTCAACCTTTAAAATGAGTGCAAATGATAAAATTTATAAAATTTTTACAGCCAAGCTGAAAGGGCAAAATGAGTTTAAAAATGTGCTTTTCTTGCTTGATGCAAATGCCCAGTTTAACATACTTTTGAATGAATTTGATGGCAAGGCTGCCCCGCTAATAATAGGCATAGGATATGATAGTGACAAAAGCTATGAGGTGGAAAAACGCACAAGAGATCTCACGCCAAAAGCAAAGGGCGAGGAATTTGACAAAGGTGGCGGCGCAGATGCGTTTTACCACTTTTTAACTAAAAATTTAGTGCCGCTAATTGATGAGAAATTTAATGTGCAAGATCTCCCAAAAAGCCTTTATGGACACTCTTTTGGTGGTCTTTTTACGCTTTATGCCATGCTTAAAAATGAGGGCATCTTTTCAAATTTCTTTATCGCTTCGCCGTCTCTTTGGTGGGGTGAATCTGAAATTTTAAAGCAAAATGTGAGTGAGGATAAATTTAAAGAAAAATTAAAAGCTAAATTTGTCTTTCTTAGCGTTGGCGAGCTTGAAAAGAGAAAGGGCAAAACAGACAAAGCTGGCACTTTAAAGGCGAGCGATCTAGCCCAAATTTTAAAGCAAAGTGGTGTAAATTCTCACTTTGAACTTTTTAAAAACGAAACGCATGGCAGCGTCATACCTCTAAATTTAAAAGAGCTTTTAAAATATCTAAAGGATTAA
- a CDS encoding RNA-binding S4 domain-containing protein gives MRVDKFLNVVNITKRRAVSEDMCKSGVVSINGVQAKAAKDVKVGDVVSIKFLTREVRYEVLAIPTTKSIPKSAQSKYVKEL, from the coding sequence ATGAGAGTAGATAAATTTTTAAACGTAGTAAATATCACCAAAAGGCGTGCCGTTAGCGAAGATATGTGCAAAAGCGGCGTTGTGAGCATCAACGGCGTGCAGGCAAAAGCGGCAAAAGATGTTAAGGTTGGCGATGTGGTTAGCATCAAATTTCTAACGCGCGAGGTGAGATACGAGGTGCTAGCGATCCCAACTACAAAAAGCATACCAAAAAGCGCTCAAAGCAAATATGTAAAAGAGCTTTGA
- the tsaE gene encoding tRNA (adenosine(37)-N6)-threonylcarbamoyltransferase complex ATPase subunit type 1 TsaE — MVFELLENELDELVRVLPKSGVVLLSGDLASGKTTLVKAIIKAHGIDESVTSPTFSLMQIYGKDIYHYDIYQIGFDGMVKNGLFENLFEEGLHLVEWGDENLEKALKKNGESYTLVKISPSKNGRKYEVISA; from the coding sequence ATGGTTTTTGAGCTTTTAGAAAATGAGCTTGATGAGCTTGTGCGGGTGCTGCCAAAAAGTGGCGTGGTGCTGCTAAGCGGCGATCTGGCAAGTGGCAAAACTACGCTTGTAAAGGCGATCATCAAGGCTCATGGTATAGATGAGAGCGTGACGTCGCCTACGTTTTCTTTGATGCAAATTTATGGTAAAGATATCTACCACTACGACATCTATCAGATCGGATTTGACGGGATGGTAAAAAACGGCCTTTTTGAAAATTTATTTGAAGAGGGGCTTCATCTAGTAGAGTGGGGCGATGAAAATTTAGAAAAAGCTCTAAAGAAAAATGGTGAGAGCTATACGTTAGTGAAAATTTCTCCTAGCAAAAATGGCAGAAAATACGAGGTTATAAGTGCATAA
- the lptB gene encoding LPS export ABC transporter ATP-binding protein: MHKLEVKDLKKTIKKTEIIKGISLEVNSGEVVGLLGPNGAGKTTTFYMICGLISPTSGDVFLNDEKITNVPLHKRAHLGIGYLPQESSIFKELSVEENLLLGAEILNQSEEEIAKRVNEMLNMLNIEPIRLRKGVSLSGGERRRCEIARSLIIKPKFLLLDEPFAGVDPIAVSDIQSIVRDLKKLGIGVLITDHNVRETLAICDRAYVIKDGSLLASGSASEVANNKLVRTHYLGEEFKLLE; encoded by the coding sequence GTGCATAAACTAGAAGTAAAAGATCTAAAAAAGACGATTAAGAAAACTGAGATCATAAAAGGCATATCTTTAGAGGTAAATAGCGGCGAAGTCGTAGGGCTTCTTGGGCCAAATGGTGCTGGAAAGACGACTACTTTTTATATGATCTGTGGGCTCATCTCACCAACTAGCGGAGATGTCTTTTTAAATGATGAAAAGATCACAAACGTCCCACTTCACAAAAGAGCACACCTTGGTATTGGCTATTTGCCGCAAGAATCAAGCATATTTAAAGAGCTAAGTGTTGAAGAAAATTTACTTCTTGGGGCTGAAATTTTAAATCAAAGTGAGGAAGAGATAGCAAAAAGAGTAAATGAGATGCTAAATATGCTAAATATCGAGCCTATCCGCCTAAGAAAGGGCGTTAGCCTAAGTGGCGGCGAGCGCAGACGCTGTGAGATCGCAAGAAGCCTCATCATAAAGCCAAAATTTTTGCTGCTTGATGAGCCATTTGCAGGCGTCGATCCTATCGCAGTTAGCGATATCCAAAGCATCGTTAGAGACCTTAAAAAGCTAGGCATCGGCGTTTTGATAACTGACCACAACGTCCGTGAGACGCTAGCCATTTGTGACAGAGCTTACGTCATCAAAGATGGCTCGCTGCTAGCAAGCGGCAGTGCGAGCGAAGTGGCAAACAATAAGCTCGTTAGAACGCACTATCTTGGCGAAGAATTTAAGCTACTTGAGTAG
- a CDS encoding RNA polymerase factor sigma-54: MLRQKQTLAPKIKLNQTLRSWLPILQSGLDELKETLEPFIKDNPFATIEHKNLEKSEKKRNFFEQVSRNSVSESIEALSIYKESLYEKLVSQINPPLFPTQKSQDIAYKIIECLDDEGYFSYDDEIFAGFNEDEVERVRARFAYLEPCGVGAKDVKESFLFQLSEAEASDEIIECTRKIILNFENIEKLRKLKFYDDALKIIKKFKNPPAIEYLEDEKEAVPDIFVLSTSSGISVQINDDYYPEILVDTEGLDEKEAFVSSRIKEASELIDALEMRKATLYKIGLMIVEYQYDYFLGGDIKPMKLKDLADELGRNPSTISRAIANKYLSCSRGTVALKNFFSTGFDEEISNAAIKEFLLELIKGEDHKKPLSDLKIQELIQAKFNIQIVRRTITKYRKILNIGSSSQRKRVYQING, encoded by the coding sequence ATGCTAAGGCAAAAGCAAACTTTAGCGCCAAAGATCAAACTAAACCAAACGCTAAGAAGCTGGCTTCCTATCCTTCAAAGCGGACTTGATGAGCTAAAAGAGACGCTTGAGCCTTTTATAAAAGACAATCCATTTGCCACGATCGAACATAAAAATTTAGAAAAAAGCGAAAAAAAACGAAATTTTTTTGAGCAGGTTAGTAGAAATTCTGTTAGTGAGAGCATTGAGGCTTTAAGCATCTACAAAGAAAGCCTCTATGAAAAGCTCGTTAGCCAGATAAATCCACCACTTTTCCCCACGCAAAAGTCACAAGATATCGCATATAAGATTATCGAGTGCTTAGATGATGAGGGATATTTTTCCTATGATGATGAAATTTTTGCTGGTTTTAATGAGGACGAAGTGGAGCGGGTTAGGGCAAGATTTGCCTACCTTGAGCCCTGTGGCGTTGGCGCAAAGGATGTGAAAGAGAGCTTTTTGTTTCAGCTAAGTGAGGCAGAGGCAAGCGATGAGATCATAGAGTGCACAAGAAAGATCATCTTAAATTTTGAAAATATAGAAAAGCTTAGAAAGCTAAAATTTTACGACGACGCGCTAAAGATCATAAAAAAATTTAAAAATCCTCCGGCCATTGAATATCTTGAGGACGAAAAAGAGGCAGTGCCTGATATCTTCGTACTAAGCACAAGTAGTGGCATTAGCGTGCAGATAAATGATGATTATTATCCTGAAATTTTGGTTGATACCGAGGGATTAGACGAGAAAGAGGCCTTTGTAAGCTCACGCATAAAAGAGGCGAGCGAGCTCATAGACGCCCTTGAGATGAGAAAGGCAACGCTTTATAAGATAGGGCTCATGATAGTTGAGTATCAGTATGACTACTTCTTGGGTGGCGACATAAAGCCTATGAAGCTAAAAGACCTAGCAGATGAGCTTGGACGCAACCCTTCAACCATCTCAAGAGCGATCGCAAACAAATATCTAAGCTGCTCAAGAGGCACGGTCGCACTTAAAAATTTCTTTTCAACTGGCTTTGACGAGGAGATCTCAAACGCTGCAATAAAGGAATTTTTGCTAGAACTCATTAAAGGCGAAGATCACAAAAAGCCACTTTCTGATCTAAAAATCCAAGAGCTAATCCAAGCTAAATTTAATATCCAAATCGTTCGCCGAACCATCACAAAATACCGCAAAATCCTAAATATCGGCAGCTCAAGCCAGCGAAAAAGAGTCTATCAGATAAACGGCTAG